In Scophthalmus maximus strain ysfricsl-2021 chromosome 16, ASM2237912v1, whole genome shotgun sequence, the following proteins share a genomic window:
- the nfx1 gene encoding transcriptional repressor NF-X1 isoform X4, whose protein sequence is MLLVAILMRTFCHRSNTVSISDPPDLNPDGMSHENPHQHKSRRAHQHPPYQREDGARRRGRGRGRTEGNRSINGSSSSEWQSPGSDYFSHSGSNRGVGGYHTSAYRMDGPDRRNWRRDDVIRNSGHTNEDQDTSAKKTRKFGQEQRRREQNKKGTHLKENNTSVEHQRSDDSKGENHPAEIRERAQRSRAGPDSQHDDYQKKHSETKRQQGPIKPLKLPTQEEVGSEGGASGQDNSDHSRSSQNPNSKARGGSGRHTALQAQGGRRTHRQNHKPGPRNRDKMPESKETQTGCLIEQLSEEKYECMVCCDIIRLMAPVWSCQSCFHVFHLNCIKKWARSSASQADDSAEGWRCPACQNVSPKQPTSYSCFCGKVTNPKWQRSEIPHSCGDMCGKKRSGVDCNHPCNILCHPGPCPQCPAFVTKSCICRKTSQPMRCGQATVLRCDKVCGALLNCAEHTCTQVCHSGACQPCQLQVQQVCYCGVTTREVLCGTDKEGFDGLGHCSCQKTCGKMLDCKAHQCQQVCHRGPCQLCPRSPTLVKTCPCGQTLLAKLLELGYSERHCCSDPIPSCGKMCNKPLACGSSDIIHLCENICHEGRCGPCSLTSTIRCRCGSKTKEVPCATIQKEEELVFTCEKRCNKKRSCGRHKCGELCCVTLEHKCPLICSYKLNCGLHRCQEPCHRGNCEPCWQSSFDELTCHCGLTVLYPPISCGTKPPECKNLCTRRHECDHPVFHNCHSEEKCPPCTYLTQKWCMGKHEQRSNIPCHLQDISCGLTCNKMLPCEMHRCRRICHRGDCLAEGTCQQSCMLPRQDCGHPCSVLCHKGSSCPRTTCTAKVALQCDCGRRKETAICTEAASSYRRYAAIAMASKLSDMQLGDSMDIGPLLTKKELKQTRLECDQECATLERNRRLAEALQIDSSTDPFNVRSTSIYSDSLKEDARKDLKFVTDVEEEIKNLVELVNKAKQPKRSHCFPPMNREHRKIIHELAEVYGVESVSYDTEPKRNVVITAQKGKSICPNATLKSLIERETAARAPPPIAHIKQHSSKVAGETTWSKMVKEEPVIDYFDVQD, encoded by the exons atgttgctgGTAGCCATCTTGATGCGCACATTCTGCCACCGGTCAAATACCGTGAGCATCTCTG ACCCACCTGACCTCAATCCAGATGGGATGTCACATGAAAATCCGCATCAGCACAAATCCAGAAGAG CGCATCAGCATCCTCCCTACCAAAGAGAGGATGGAGCCAGAAGGCGAGGCAGAGGTAGAGGGAGGACAGAAGGGAACAGAAGTATAAATGGGAGCTCCAGCTCCGAGTGGCAAAGTCCTGGAAGTGACTATTTCTCCCACAGTGGAAGCAACAGAGGTGTGGGTGGCTATCATACATCTGCGTATCGCATGGATGGACCTGATAGGCGTAACTGGAGAAGAGATGATGTGATCAGAAATTCGGGACACACCAATGAAGACCAGGACACCTCTgcgaaaaaaacaagaaagtttGGCCAGGAGCAGAGAAGAcgagaacaaaacaagaaaggCACCCACTTAAAGGAGAATAACACTTCAGTCGAGCATCAGAGGTCAGATGACTCCAAAGGAGAAAATCACCCTGCAGAAATTAGAGAGAGAGCTCAGCGGAGCAGAGCAGGGCCAGACTCTCAACATGATGATTATCAGAAGAAACACTCTGAGACAAAGCGACAACAAGGACCGATCAAACCGCTCAAACTACCAACTCAAGAGGAGGTGGGCTCGGAGGGGGGAGCCAGCGGCCAAGATAACTCGGACCACAGCAGATCATCTCAGAATCCAAACAGTAAAGCTAGGGGAGGTTCGGGAAGACACACAGCCCTCCAGGCCCAAGGAGGGAGACGAACACACCGTCAAAACCACAAACCTGGTCCGAGGAACCGGGACAAGATGCCAGAGAGcaaggagacacagacag GTTGTCTTATTGAACAACTATCTGAAGAGAAGTATGAGTGCATGGTGTGCTGTGATATCATCCGACTCATGGCCCCAGTGTGGAGCTGCCAGAGCTGCTTTCATGTCTTCCACCTGAACTGTATCAAGAAATGGGCTCGATCCTCAGCCTCTCAGGCAGACG ATTCAGCTGAAGGTTGGCGTTGTCCAGCCTGCCAGAATGTTTCACCGAAACAGCCGACTTCCTACTCCTGCTTCTGTG GGAAAGTGACAAACCCGAAGTGGCAGCGCAGTGAGATTCCCCACAGTTGTGGTGATAtgtgtggaaagaaaagaagtggagTGGACTGCAACCACCCCTGTAACAT CTTATGTCACCCTGGACCTTGTCCACAATGTCCTGCCTTTGTAACAAAATCCTGCATTTGTAGGAAGACCAG TCAACCAATGCGTTGCGGGCAGGCTACAGTGCTGCGGTGTGACAAAGTGTGTGGTGCTTTACTCAACTGTGCTGAACATACCTGTACACAGGTGTGCCACAGTGGAGCATGTCAGCCCTGCCAGCTGCAGGTTCAGCAGG TTTGCTACTGTGGAGTCACAACTCGTGAAGTCCTGTGTGGAACAGATAAAGAAGGATTTGATGGTCTGGGACATTGCTCCTGTCAAAAAACGTGTGGAAA GATGTTGGACTGCAAAGCCCACCAGTGTCAGCAGGTGTGCCACCGCGGTCCATGCCAGCTGTGCCCACGCTCCCCTACTCTGGTGAAGACTTGTCCCTGTGGTCAGACACTGCTGGCCAAACTCCTGGAACTGGGCTACTCAGAACGACATTGCTGCTCTGATCCCATCCCTTCCTGTGGAAAGATGTGCAACAAACCCCTGGCCTGTGGCTCTAGTG ACATCATCCATCTGTGTGAGAATATTTGCCACGAGGGCAGATGTGGGCCCTGCTCGCTGACCTCTACTATCAGATGCAGATGTGGTTCCAAGACCAAG gaggTCCCATGTGCAACAATccagaaagagg AGGAGCTGGTCTTCACTTGCGAGAAGCGATGCAACAAGAAACGATCCTGTGGCCGACATAAGTGTGGCGAGCTGTGTTGTGTG ACTCTGGAGCACAAGTGCCCACTGATCTGCAGCTACAAGCTCAACTGTGGCCTCCACCGCTGCCAGGAGCCTTGTCACCGTGGAAACTGTGAACCTTGCTGGCAGTCCA GTTTTGATGAACTGACATGTCACTGTGGGCTCACTGTGTTGTACCCGCCCATCTCCTGTGGCACCAAGCCACCAGAGTGCAAAAATCTGTGCACAAGAAGACATGAGTGTGATCACCCAG TCTTTCACAACTGCCACAGTGAAGAGAAGTGTCCACCTTGCACATACCTCACTCAGAAGTGGTGCATGGGGAAGCACGAG CAACGCAGCAACATCCCATGTCATCTACAAGACATTTCTTGCGGCCTGACATGTAACAAAATGCTGCCATGTGAAATGCACCGCTGCAGACGGATTTGCCACCGGGGCGATTGCTTGGCAGAAGGCACTTGCCAGCAGTCCTGCATGTTGCCTCGTCAAGACTGTGGTCACCCGTGCTCTGTTCTCTGTCATAAAGGCAGCAGCTGCCCACGCACCACATGCACTGCCAAG GTAGCTCTACAGTGTGATTGTGGTCGAAGAAAGGAGACAGCCATTTGCACAGAAGCAGCCAGTTCATATCGGAG GTATGCAGCCATCGCTATGGCCAGTAAACTGTCTGACATGCAGCTTGGCGATTCAATGGACATTGGCCCGCTTCTTACTAAGAAGGAGCTGAAACAAACCAG GCTTGAATGCGACCAAGAGTGTGCTACCTTGGAGAGAAACAGGCGCTTGGCTGAGGCATTACAGATAGACTCATCTACTGACCCCTTCAATGTCCGCTCTACCTCCATATACAGTGACAGCCTCAAAGAGGATGCCAG gaaagaTCTCAAATTTGTCACAGATGTGGAAGAGGAGATCAAGAATCTTGTTGAACTTGTTAATAAG GCAAAACAGCCAAAAAGGAGCCACTGTTTCCCGCCCATGAACAGAGAACACCGGAAGATCATCCATGAGCTAGCCGAGGTCTACGGTGTAGAGAGCGTGAGCTACGATACCGAGCCCAAACGCAATGTGGTCATCACAGCCCAAAA GGGCAAGTCAATCTGTCCAAACGCAACCCTGAAATcactgatagagagagagacggctgCGAGAGCACCTCCTCCCATCGCTCATATCAAACAGCACAGCAGCAA GGTTGCCGGTGAAACCACCTGGTCGAAGATGGTTAAAGAAGAGCCTGTGATCGATTATTTTGATGTCCAGGACTAA
- the nfx1 gene encoding transcriptional repressor NF-X1 isoform X3, which translates to MSHENPHQHKSRRGQSRYNNDRKCNSTSYDSSQQFGHFHQGFNPPFSYNDSNYPAHQHPPYQREDGARRRGRGRGRTEGNRSINGSSSSEWQSPGSDYFSHSGSNRGVGGYHTSAYRMDGPDRRNWRRDDVIRNSGHTNEDQDTSAKKTRKFGQEQRRREQNKKGTHLKENNTSVEHQRSDDSKGENHPAEIRERAQRSRAGPDSQHDDYQKKHSETKRQQGPIKPLKLPTQEEVGSEGGASGQDNSDHSRSSQNPNSKARGGSGRHTALQAQGGRRTHRQNHKPGPRNRDKMPESKETQTGCLIEQLSEEKYECMVCCDIIRLMAPVWSCQSCFHVFHLNCIKKWARSSASQADDSAEGWRCPACQNVSPKQPTSYSCFCGKVTNPKWQRSEIPHSCGDMCGKKRSGVDCNHPCNILCHPGPCPQCPAFVTKSCICRKTSQPMRCGQATVLRCDKVCGALLNCAEHTCTQVCHSGACQPCQLQVQQVCYCGVTTREVLCGTDKEGFDGLGHCSCQKTCGKMLDCKAHQCQQVCHRGPCQLCPRSPTLVKTCPCGQTLLAKLLELGYSERHCCSDPIPSCGKMCNKPLACGSSDIIHLCENICHEGRCGPCSLTSTIRCRCGSKTKEVPCATIQKEEELVFTCEKRCNKKRSCGRHKCGELCCVTLEHKCPLICSYKLNCGLHRCQEPCHRGNCEPCWQSSFDELTCHCGLTVLYPPISCGTKPPECKNLCTRRHECDHPVFHNCHSEEKCPPCTYLTQKWCMGKHEQRSNIPCHLQDISCGLTCNKMLPCEMHRCRRICHRGDCLAEGTCQQSCMLPRQDCGHPCSVLCHKGSSCPRTTCTAKVALQCDCGRRKETAICTEAASSYRRYAAIAMASKLSDMQLGDSMDIGPLLTKKELKQTRLECDQECATLERNRRLAEALQIDSSTDPFNVRSTSIYSDSLKEDARKDLKFVTDVEEEIKNLVELVNKAKQPKRSHCFPPMNREHRKIIHELAEVYGVESVSYDTEPKRNVVITAQKGKSICPNATLKSLIERETAARAPPPIAHIKQHSSKVAGETTWSKMVKEEPVIDYFDVQD; encoded by the exons ATGTCACATGAAAATCCGCATCAGCACAAATCCAGAAGAGGTCAGTCCAGAtacaacaatgacagaaaatgtaatagTACTAGTTATGATTCTTCTCAACAATTTGGACACTTTCATCAAGGCTTTAACCCCCCATTTAGTTATAATGATTCAAATTATCCAGCGCATCAGCATCCTCCCTACCAAAGAGAGGATGGAGCCAGAAGGCGAGGCAGAGGTAGAGGGAGGACAGAAGGGAACAGAAGTATAAATGGGAGCTCCAGCTCCGAGTGGCAAAGTCCTGGAAGTGACTATTTCTCCCACAGTGGAAGCAACAGAGGTGTGGGTGGCTATCATACATCTGCGTATCGCATGGATGGACCTGATAGGCGTAACTGGAGAAGAGATGATGTGATCAGAAATTCGGGACACACCAATGAAGACCAGGACACCTCTgcgaaaaaaacaagaaagtttGGCCAGGAGCAGAGAAGAcgagaacaaaacaagaaaggCACCCACTTAAAGGAGAATAACACTTCAGTCGAGCATCAGAGGTCAGATGACTCCAAAGGAGAAAATCACCCTGCAGAAATTAGAGAGAGAGCTCAGCGGAGCAGAGCAGGGCCAGACTCTCAACATGATGATTATCAGAAGAAACACTCTGAGACAAAGCGACAACAAGGACCGATCAAACCGCTCAAACTACCAACTCAAGAGGAGGTGGGCTCGGAGGGGGGAGCCAGCGGCCAAGATAACTCGGACCACAGCAGATCATCTCAGAATCCAAACAGTAAAGCTAGGGGAGGTTCGGGAAGACACACAGCCCTCCAGGCCCAAGGAGGGAGACGAACACACCGTCAAAACCACAAACCTGGTCCGAGGAACCGGGACAAGATGCCAGAGAGcaaggagacacagacag GTTGTCTTATTGAACAACTATCTGAAGAGAAGTATGAGTGCATGGTGTGCTGTGATATCATCCGACTCATGGCCCCAGTGTGGAGCTGCCAGAGCTGCTTTCATGTCTTCCACCTGAACTGTATCAAGAAATGGGCTCGATCCTCAGCCTCTCAGGCAGACG ATTCAGCTGAAGGTTGGCGTTGTCCAGCCTGCCAGAATGTTTCACCGAAACAGCCGACTTCCTACTCCTGCTTCTGTG GGAAAGTGACAAACCCGAAGTGGCAGCGCAGTGAGATTCCCCACAGTTGTGGTGATAtgtgtggaaagaaaagaagtggagTGGACTGCAACCACCCCTGTAACAT CTTATGTCACCCTGGACCTTGTCCACAATGTCCTGCCTTTGTAACAAAATCCTGCATTTGTAGGAAGACCAG TCAACCAATGCGTTGCGGGCAGGCTACAGTGCTGCGGTGTGACAAAGTGTGTGGTGCTTTACTCAACTGTGCTGAACATACCTGTACACAGGTGTGCCACAGTGGAGCATGTCAGCCCTGCCAGCTGCAGGTTCAGCAGG TTTGCTACTGTGGAGTCACAACTCGTGAAGTCCTGTGTGGAACAGATAAAGAAGGATTTGATGGTCTGGGACATTGCTCCTGTCAAAAAACGTGTGGAAA GATGTTGGACTGCAAAGCCCACCAGTGTCAGCAGGTGTGCCACCGCGGTCCATGCCAGCTGTGCCCACGCTCCCCTACTCTGGTGAAGACTTGTCCCTGTGGTCAGACACTGCTGGCCAAACTCCTGGAACTGGGCTACTCAGAACGACATTGCTGCTCTGATCCCATCCCTTCCTGTGGAAAGATGTGCAACAAACCCCTGGCCTGTGGCTCTAGTG ACATCATCCATCTGTGTGAGAATATTTGCCACGAGGGCAGATGTGGGCCCTGCTCGCTGACCTCTACTATCAGATGCAGATGTGGTTCCAAGACCAAG gaggTCCCATGTGCAACAATccagaaagagg AGGAGCTGGTCTTCACTTGCGAGAAGCGATGCAACAAGAAACGATCCTGTGGCCGACATAAGTGTGGCGAGCTGTGTTGTGTG ACTCTGGAGCACAAGTGCCCACTGATCTGCAGCTACAAGCTCAACTGTGGCCTCCACCGCTGCCAGGAGCCTTGTCACCGTGGAAACTGTGAACCTTGCTGGCAGTCCA GTTTTGATGAACTGACATGTCACTGTGGGCTCACTGTGTTGTACCCGCCCATCTCCTGTGGCACCAAGCCACCAGAGTGCAAAAATCTGTGCACAAGAAGACATGAGTGTGATCACCCAG TCTTTCACAACTGCCACAGTGAAGAGAAGTGTCCACCTTGCACATACCTCACTCAGAAGTGGTGCATGGGGAAGCACGAG CAACGCAGCAACATCCCATGTCATCTACAAGACATTTCTTGCGGCCTGACATGTAACAAAATGCTGCCATGTGAAATGCACCGCTGCAGACGGATTTGCCACCGGGGCGATTGCTTGGCAGAAGGCACTTGCCAGCAGTCCTGCATGTTGCCTCGTCAAGACTGTGGTCACCCGTGCTCTGTTCTCTGTCATAAAGGCAGCAGCTGCCCACGCACCACATGCACTGCCAAG GTAGCTCTACAGTGTGATTGTGGTCGAAGAAAGGAGACAGCCATTTGCACAGAAGCAGCCAGTTCATATCGGAG GTATGCAGCCATCGCTATGGCCAGTAAACTGTCTGACATGCAGCTTGGCGATTCAATGGACATTGGCCCGCTTCTTACTAAGAAGGAGCTGAAACAAACCAG GCTTGAATGCGACCAAGAGTGTGCTACCTTGGAGAGAAACAGGCGCTTGGCTGAGGCATTACAGATAGACTCATCTACTGACCCCTTCAATGTCCGCTCTACCTCCATATACAGTGACAGCCTCAAAGAGGATGCCAG gaaagaTCTCAAATTTGTCACAGATGTGGAAGAGGAGATCAAGAATCTTGTTGAACTTGTTAATAAG GCAAAACAGCCAAAAAGGAGCCACTGTTTCCCGCCCATGAACAGAGAACACCGGAAGATCATCCATGAGCTAGCCGAGGTCTACGGTGTAGAGAGCGTGAGCTACGATACCGAGCCCAAACGCAATGTGGTCATCACAGCCCAAAA GGGCAAGTCAATCTGTCCAAACGCAACCCTGAAATcactgatagagagagagacggctgCGAGAGCACCTCCTCCCATCGCTCATATCAAACAGCACAGCAGCAA GGTTGCCGGTGAAACCACCTGGTCGAAGATGGTTAAAGAAGAGCCTGTGATCGATTATTTTGATGTCCAGGACTAA
- the nfx1 gene encoding transcriptional repressor NF-X1 isoform X6: MSHENPHQHKSRRAHQHPPYQREDGARRRGRGRGRTEGNRSINGSSSSEWQSPGSDYFSHSGSNRGVGGYHTSAYRMDGPDRRNWRRDDVIRNSGHTNEDQDTSAKKTRKFGQEQRRREQNKKGTHLKENNTSVEHQRSDDSKGENHPAEIRERAQRSRAGPDSQHDDYQKKHSETKRQQGPIKPLKLPTQEEVGSEGGASGQDNSDHSRSSQNPNSKARGGSGRHTALQAQGGRRTHRQNHKPGPRNRDKMPESKETQTGCLIEQLSEEKYECMVCCDIIRLMAPVWSCQSCFHVFHLNCIKKWARSSASQADDSAEGWRCPACQNVSPKQPTSYSCFCGKVTNPKWQRSEIPHSCGDMCGKKRSGVDCNHPCNILCHPGPCPQCPAFVTKSCICRKTSQPMRCGQATVLRCDKVCGALLNCAEHTCTQVCHSGACQPCQLQVQQVCYCGVTTREVLCGTDKEGFDGLGHCSCQKTCGKMLDCKAHQCQQVCHRGPCQLCPRSPTLVKTCPCGQTLLAKLLELGYSERHCCSDPIPSCGKMCNKPLACGSSDIIHLCENICHEGRCGPCSLTSTIRCRCGSKTKEVPCATIQKEEELVFTCEKRCNKKRSCGRHKCGELCCVTLEHKCPLICSYKLNCGLHRCQEPCHRGNCEPCWQSSFDELTCHCGLTVLYPPISCGTKPPECKNLCTRRHECDHPVFHNCHSEEKCPPCTYLTQKWCMGKHEQRSNIPCHLQDISCGLTCNKMLPCEMHRCRRICHRGDCLAEGTCQQSCMLPRQDCGHPCSVLCHKGSSCPRTTCTAKVALQCDCGRRKETAICTEAASSYRRYAAIAMASKLSDMQLGDSMDIGPLLTKKELKQTRLECDQECATLERNRRLAEALQIDSSTDPFNVRSTSIYSDSLKEDARKDLKFVTDVEEEIKNLVELVNKAKQPKRSHCFPPMNREHRKIIHELAEVYGVESVSYDTEPKRNVVITAQKGKSICPNATLKSLIERETAARAPPPIAHIKQHSSKVAGETTWSKMVKEEPVIDYFDVQD; the protein is encoded by the exons ATGTCACATGAAAATCCGCATCAGCACAAATCCAGAAGAG CGCATCAGCATCCTCCCTACCAAAGAGAGGATGGAGCCAGAAGGCGAGGCAGAGGTAGAGGGAGGACAGAAGGGAACAGAAGTATAAATGGGAGCTCCAGCTCCGAGTGGCAAAGTCCTGGAAGTGACTATTTCTCCCACAGTGGAAGCAACAGAGGTGTGGGTGGCTATCATACATCTGCGTATCGCATGGATGGACCTGATAGGCGTAACTGGAGAAGAGATGATGTGATCAGAAATTCGGGACACACCAATGAAGACCAGGACACCTCTgcgaaaaaaacaagaaagtttGGCCAGGAGCAGAGAAGAcgagaacaaaacaagaaaggCACCCACTTAAAGGAGAATAACACTTCAGTCGAGCATCAGAGGTCAGATGACTCCAAAGGAGAAAATCACCCTGCAGAAATTAGAGAGAGAGCTCAGCGGAGCAGAGCAGGGCCAGACTCTCAACATGATGATTATCAGAAGAAACACTCTGAGACAAAGCGACAACAAGGACCGATCAAACCGCTCAAACTACCAACTCAAGAGGAGGTGGGCTCGGAGGGGGGAGCCAGCGGCCAAGATAACTCGGACCACAGCAGATCATCTCAGAATCCAAACAGTAAAGCTAGGGGAGGTTCGGGAAGACACACAGCCCTCCAGGCCCAAGGAGGGAGACGAACACACCGTCAAAACCACAAACCTGGTCCGAGGAACCGGGACAAGATGCCAGAGAGcaaggagacacagacag GTTGTCTTATTGAACAACTATCTGAAGAGAAGTATGAGTGCATGGTGTGCTGTGATATCATCCGACTCATGGCCCCAGTGTGGAGCTGCCAGAGCTGCTTTCATGTCTTCCACCTGAACTGTATCAAGAAATGGGCTCGATCCTCAGCCTCTCAGGCAGACG ATTCAGCTGAAGGTTGGCGTTGTCCAGCCTGCCAGAATGTTTCACCGAAACAGCCGACTTCCTACTCCTGCTTCTGTG GGAAAGTGACAAACCCGAAGTGGCAGCGCAGTGAGATTCCCCACAGTTGTGGTGATAtgtgtggaaagaaaagaagtggagTGGACTGCAACCACCCCTGTAACAT CTTATGTCACCCTGGACCTTGTCCACAATGTCCTGCCTTTGTAACAAAATCCTGCATTTGTAGGAAGACCAG TCAACCAATGCGTTGCGGGCAGGCTACAGTGCTGCGGTGTGACAAAGTGTGTGGTGCTTTACTCAACTGTGCTGAACATACCTGTACACAGGTGTGCCACAGTGGAGCATGTCAGCCCTGCCAGCTGCAGGTTCAGCAGG TTTGCTACTGTGGAGTCACAACTCGTGAAGTCCTGTGTGGAACAGATAAAGAAGGATTTGATGGTCTGGGACATTGCTCCTGTCAAAAAACGTGTGGAAA GATGTTGGACTGCAAAGCCCACCAGTGTCAGCAGGTGTGCCACCGCGGTCCATGCCAGCTGTGCCCACGCTCCCCTACTCTGGTGAAGACTTGTCCCTGTGGTCAGACACTGCTGGCCAAACTCCTGGAACTGGGCTACTCAGAACGACATTGCTGCTCTGATCCCATCCCTTCCTGTGGAAAGATGTGCAACAAACCCCTGGCCTGTGGCTCTAGTG ACATCATCCATCTGTGTGAGAATATTTGCCACGAGGGCAGATGTGGGCCCTGCTCGCTGACCTCTACTATCAGATGCAGATGTGGTTCCAAGACCAAG gaggTCCCATGTGCAACAATccagaaagagg AGGAGCTGGTCTTCACTTGCGAGAAGCGATGCAACAAGAAACGATCCTGTGGCCGACATAAGTGTGGCGAGCTGTGTTGTGTG ACTCTGGAGCACAAGTGCCCACTGATCTGCAGCTACAAGCTCAACTGTGGCCTCCACCGCTGCCAGGAGCCTTGTCACCGTGGAAACTGTGAACCTTGCTGGCAGTCCA GTTTTGATGAACTGACATGTCACTGTGGGCTCACTGTGTTGTACCCGCCCATCTCCTGTGGCACCAAGCCACCAGAGTGCAAAAATCTGTGCACAAGAAGACATGAGTGTGATCACCCAG TCTTTCACAACTGCCACAGTGAAGAGAAGTGTCCACCTTGCACATACCTCACTCAGAAGTGGTGCATGGGGAAGCACGAG CAACGCAGCAACATCCCATGTCATCTACAAGACATTTCTTGCGGCCTGACATGTAACAAAATGCTGCCATGTGAAATGCACCGCTGCAGACGGATTTGCCACCGGGGCGATTGCTTGGCAGAAGGCACTTGCCAGCAGTCCTGCATGTTGCCTCGTCAAGACTGTGGTCACCCGTGCTCTGTTCTCTGTCATAAAGGCAGCAGCTGCCCACGCACCACATGCACTGCCAAG GTAGCTCTACAGTGTGATTGTGGTCGAAGAAAGGAGACAGCCATTTGCACAGAAGCAGCCAGTTCATATCGGAG GTATGCAGCCATCGCTATGGCCAGTAAACTGTCTGACATGCAGCTTGGCGATTCAATGGACATTGGCCCGCTTCTTACTAAGAAGGAGCTGAAACAAACCAG GCTTGAATGCGACCAAGAGTGTGCTACCTTGGAGAGAAACAGGCGCTTGGCTGAGGCATTACAGATAGACTCATCTACTGACCCCTTCAATGTCCGCTCTACCTCCATATACAGTGACAGCCTCAAAGAGGATGCCAG gaaagaTCTCAAATTTGTCACAGATGTGGAAGAGGAGATCAAGAATCTTGTTGAACTTGTTAATAAG GCAAAACAGCCAAAAAGGAGCCACTGTTTCCCGCCCATGAACAGAGAACACCGGAAGATCATCCATGAGCTAGCCGAGGTCTACGGTGTAGAGAGCGTGAGCTACGATACCGAGCCCAAACGCAATGTGGTCATCACAGCCCAAAA GGGCAAGTCAATCTGTCCAAACGCAACCCTGAAATcactgatagagagagagacggctgCGAGAGCACCTCCTCCCATCGCTCATATCAAACAGCACAGCAGCAA GGTTGCCGGTGAAACCACCTGGTCGAAGATGGTTAAAGAAGAGCCTGTGATCGATTATTTTGATGTCCAGGACTAA